In one Balneolales bacterium ANBcel1 genomic region, the following are encoded:
- the murD gene encoding UDP-N-acetylmuramoyl-L-alanine--D-glutamate ligase — protein MTRVRDSHIVIAGAARSGVAVAELLLRNGAGVLVTDAGSIVPGFRKRLEGIGIPFEEQGHSDAAERGDFLVVSPGVPSDAPLVRAYLDGGKPVYSEIEVASWFCRSRIIAVTGSNGKTTVVNWLADVWKRSGRDFLLAGNVGTAFSEVVGQTGPGVDVILEVSSFQLDHIDRFRARVAILLNITPDHLNRYQNRFENYIASKMQLPGHQMPDDILIYGFDDPVVRQQVEKLERQPSHPDLIPFSSEVEVPGACIRDGIIRIQSESHNEEVLSMKEIALPGRHNLRNGLAVALAARICEIDKAPIRDSLSGFEGVPHRLQKVREMDGVAWYNDSKATNVNAVWYALSSFQRPVVLIMGGRDKGNDYSELHQEIRKKVKSVIAIGEGREAIREQLDGVAPVIRFADTMQEAVRMGWMDATQGDVVLLSPACASFDMFDSYEDRGQKFIQAVMTL, from the coding sequence ATGACCCGAGTTCGTGACAGCCATATCGTGATCGCCGGTGCCGCCCGAAGCGGGGTGGCCGTGGCGGAGCTGTTGCTGCGCAACGGGGCCGGTGTGCTGGTAACGGATGCCGGAAGTATTGTCCCCGGTTTCCGGAAACGACTGGAGGGCATTGGGATACCCTTTGAAGAGCAGGGTCACAGCGATGCTGCTGAAAGAGGCGATTTTCTGGTGGTGAGCCCCGGCGTGCCCTCCGACGCCCCGTTGGTACGCGCCTATCTGGATGGCGGCAAACCGGTTTACTCCGAAATAGAAGTGGCCTCCTGGTTCTGCCGGAGCAGGATCATCGCGGTCACCGGATCCAACGGAAAGACGACGGTGGTGAATTGGCTGGCCGATGTGTGGAAGCGGTCGGGGCGTGATTTTCTGCTTGCAGGCAATGTCGGTACGGCTTTTTCGGAAGTGGTCGGGCAAACGGGTCCCGGTGTGGATGTCATCCTTGAAGTCAGCAGCTTCCAGCTCGACCATATCGATCGATTTCGCGCCCGGGTGGCGATTCTGCTCAACATTACTCCGGACCATCTCAACCGGTACCAAAATCGGTTTGAAAACTATATCGCTTCCAAAATGCAACTGCCCGGCCACCAGATGCCCGACGACATCCTGATTTACGGCTTCGATGATCCCGTGGTCCGGCAGCAGGTTGAGAAGCTGGAACGGCAGCCGTCGCATCCGGATCTCATCCCCTTTTCCAGCGAAGTGGAGGTGCCCGGCGCCTGCATTCGCGACGGTATTATTCGCATTCAGTCGGAGTCTCACAACGAGGAGGTACTTTCCATGAAAGAAATTGCACTGCCGGGAAGGCACAACCTGAGAAACGGACTGGCCGTAGCGCTGGCCGCACGAATATGTGAAATCGATAAAGCTCCCATCCGAGATAGTCTGTCCGGTTTTGAGGGCGTTCCGCACCGGTTGCAGAAAGTGCGTGAAATGGATGGGGTTGCCTGGTACAACGACAGCAAGGCCACCAATGTGAATGCCGTATGGTACGCGTTGTCCAGCTTTCAAAGGCCGGTGGTGCTGATCATGGGCGGCCGCGACAAGGGCAACGACTACAGCGAGCTCCATCAGGAAATCAGAAAAAAAGTAAAATCGGTAATTGCCATCGGAGAGGGCCGTGAGGCGATCCGCGAGCAGCTGGACGGAGTAGCGCCCGTGATCCGCTTTGCCGATACGATGCAGGAAGCCGTCCGGATGGGCTGGATGGATGCCACGCAGGGCGATGTGGTTCTGCTCAGCCCGGCATGTGCCTCGTTCGACATGTTTGATAGTTACGAAGACCGCGGCCAGAAGTTTATTCAGGCCGTAATGACCCTGTGA
- the mraY gene encoding phospho-N-acetylmuramoyl-pentapeptide-transferase yields the protein MLLDWIQQIINPPGFGVFTFITVRSALAALTAFFISVFLGRKMIRLLSRLQLRENIRDDIGLDAHQEKQGTPSMGGLLILTAIIVSTVMWADPGNIYIWLILMVTITLGGVGFVDDYIKIIRKNKEGLLGKFKIIGQVLVGAVLGSVLYFHPDFQDYNTLSTIPFVKDTNIDYALFGEALGWAVYIPVCIFILTAVSNSVNLTDGLDGLASGTTAIAGLALGILAYVSGRVDYSGFLDILYLPGTGELTIYCAGLVGACFGFLWYNAYPAEIFMGDTGSLALGGGIGAVALMIHKELLLPILCGIFFVEALSVIIQTSYFKYTKRRYGEGRRFFKIAPLHHHFEMKGWSEPKIVVRFWIVAILLAIFTIITLKLR from the coding sequence ATGCTACTCGACTGGATACAGCAGATCATCAACCCGCCGGGTTTTGGTGTATTTACGTTTATTACGGTGCGGAGCGCGCTTGCGGCACTGACCGCCTTCTTCATCTCCGTATTTCTGGGCCGCAAAATGATCCGGCTGCTCTCCCGGCTTCAGCTCCGGGAAAACATCCGGGACGATATCGGACTCGATGCCCATCAGGAAAAACAGGGAACCCCCAGTATGGGCGGACTGCTGATTCTCACGGCAATCATCGTTTCCACCGTTATGTGGGCCGATCCGGGCAACATCTACATCTGGCTGATTCTGATGGTGACCATAACGCTCGGCGGTGTCGGCTTTGTGGACGACTACATCAAAATCATCCGAAAGAACAAGGAAGGACTGCTTGGCAAATTCAAAATTATCGGCCAGGTGCTCGTCGGTGCCGTGCTGGGTTCGGTTCTCTATTTCCATCCCGATTTCCAGGACTACAACACGTTGAGTACCATACCCTTTGTCAAGGATACCAATATCGACTACGCCCTTTTCGGCGAAGCACTGGGATGGGCCGTCTATATCCCGGTCTGCATTTTTATCCTCACTGCCGTGAGCAATTCGGTGAACCTGACCGACGGCCTGGACGGCCTGGCCAGCGGAACTACCGCCATTGCCGGCCTCGCTCTCGGGATTCTCGCATACGTCTCCGGCCGTGTCGACTACTCGGGCTTCCTGGATATTCTCTATCTGCCCGGTACCGGAGAGCTTACCATCTACTGCGCCGGACTGGTGGGGGCCTGCTTCGGATTCCTGTGGTACAATGCCTATCCGGCCGAAATATTTATGGGGGATACCGGCTCACTTGCGCTCGGCGGTGGTATCGGAGCCGTGGCGCTGATGATCCATAAAGAGCTGTTGCTGCCCATTTTGTGCGGGATCTTCTTCGTGGAAGCCCTGTCGGTCATTATCCAGACCAGTTATTTCAAATACACCAAACGGCGTTACGGCGAAGGGCGGAGATTCTTCAAAATCGCTCCGCTGCACCACCACTTCGAAATGAAGGGATGGTCCGAACCCAAGATTGTCGTCCGTTTCTGGATCGTCGCCATCCTGCTGGCCATTTTCACCATCATAACCCTCAAACTGAGATGA
- a CDS encoding UDP-N-acetylmuramoyl-L-alanyl-D-glutamate--2,6-diaminopimelate ligase, which produces MKPEELLHIIHPLQQAGRFDGTPGRLVIDSREVRKNDVFLALRGTRSDGHAYIREAVRKGAGVIIAEHIPDAHSSGTRSSKTIHPEENVWYLQVADTRSIAGELAQAFADYPAKSMKMVGITGTNGKTTVSTLVYQVLVKLGYHAGLLGTVETRIGDKVLPSRLTTPDSVTIADILRQMVEVDTAFAIMEVSSHALEQQRTGGIRFDVAGFTNISQDHLDYHRDMASYIEAKKRLFVTLDENAVSVVNRDDPASWKVTDGCRADTWSFGFESDRDFRILDERSDGMVLDLDGTIVSTPLTGRYNAYNVAQAYLICLALGCPQYSVAGALGDATGAPGRLERVTAGGLREAETPKEANGQKPAEAGGDSAGEAEMEPGASVETTPQPVVFVDYAHTPDALENVLRTLDNVRSRKETLHVVFGCGGDRDRTKRAEMGRIADRYADVVTLTSDNPRTEEPDAIIRDIRGGIVRSEHLYIEPRRRKAIRSAILDADTRTIVLIAGKGHETYQEVHGRRHKFDDREIAAKALAEWIDRRLSGKRKRARKTGGEVS; this is translated from the coding sequence ATGAAGCCGGAAGAGCTGCTCCATATCATCCATCCGTTGCAACAGGCCGGCCGTTTTGACGGCACCCCGGGCCGCCTGGTTATCGACTCACGCGAAGTGCGCAAAAACGATGTATTTCTGGCGCTCAGAGGCACCAGGTCCGACGGACACGCCTACATCCGCGAGGCGGTTCGCAAGGGAGCCGGTGTGATCATCGCCGAACATATTCCCGATGCGCACAGCAGCGGGACACGTAGTTCGAAAACCATCCACCCGGAAGAAAACGTGTGGTACCTCCAGGTTGCCGATACCCGCAGCATTGCCGGCGAGCTGGCTCAGGCGTTCGCCGATTATCCTGCGAAATCGATGAAAATGGTCGGTATTACGGGAACAAACGGGAAGACGACGGTATCCACCCTAGTATATCAGGTGCTGGTGAAGCTCGGGTACCACGCCGGGCTACTCGGGACGGTGGAGACCCGCATCGGGGACAAGGTGCTGCCCAGCCGTCTCACTACGCCCGATTCCGTCACCATTGCGGATATTCTTCGGCAAATGGTAGAAGTGGATACGGCGTTTGCCATAATGGAGGTTTCGTCGCACGCGCTTGAGCAGCAGCGAACAGGGGGGATTCGGTTTGATGTCGCCGGATTTACCAATATCAGTCAGGATCACCTCGACTACCACCGCGACATGGCCTCCTACATCGAGGCGAAAAAACGGCTTTTTGTTACGCTGGATGAGAATGCCGTTTCGGTTGTCAATCGCGATGATCCGGCATCCTGGAAGGTCACGGACGGGTGCCGGGCCGATACTTGGTCGTTCGGCTTTGAAAGCGACCGGGATTTCCGGATTCTGGATGAACGGTCCGATGGCATGGTACTGGACCTCGACGGGACGATCGTCAGTACTCCGCTGACCGGCCGCTACAATGCCTATAATGTCGCCCAGGCCTATCTGATCTGCCTGGCGCTGGGGTGTCCGCAGTACAGTGTTGCCGGGGCACTCGGCGATGCAACAGGAGCGCCGGGCAGGCTGGAAAGGGTAACGGCCGGCGGGTTGCGTGAGGCGGAGACTCCTAAAGAGGCAAACGGTCAGAAGCCGGCGGAAGCTGGTGGCGACAGTGCCGGTGAGGCGGAAATGGAGCCGGGCGCGTCGGTGGAAACCACGCCGCAGCCTGTCGTCTTCGTCGATTACGCGCATACCCCCGACGCCCTCGAAAATGTACTGCGAACGCTCGACAACGTTCGGAGCCGAAAGGAGACGCTGCATGTGGTATTTGGCTGCGGCGGTGACCGGGACCGCACAAAACGGGCGGAGATGGGACGTATCGCCGACCGGTATGCCGATGTGGTGACCCTCACCTCCGACAATCCGCGCACCGAAGAGCCCGACGCGATCATTCGCGACATACGCGGCGGCATTGTACGCAGCGAACACCTCTATATCGAGCCCCGGCGCCGAAAAGCCATTCGCTCGGCCATATTGGATGCCGATACCCGGACGATTGTGCTGATTGCGGGGAAAGGCCACGAAACCTATCAGGAGGTGCACGGCCGCCGCCATAAATTCGACGACCGGGAGATCGCCGCCAAAGCCCTTGCCGAATGGATCGACCGTCGCCTGTCCGGCAAGCGAAAACGTGCACGCAAAACCGGTGGGGAGGTATCCTGA
- a CDS encoding penicillin-binding transpeptidase domain-containing protein — translation MFVVFGLLLLMPFAIGLQIIRVQWLEGAQLRALWSEQAIDVISIPAQRGLILDSEGRELVGNTVTYTVAVDPLLPGTTRDDLNRFAEELAKVGTRQASWYQQRIRSAPPASRYVVLERNLSSEAADYVRNFDHRAVILEEQYRRRYNYESLASHVIGYVNRELNGMGGMEASYNDYLRGRDGERQVRRDRSGRIRAYVGAPRKQPEQGYTLVSTIDAHVQAIAEEELRLGVERARAARGSIVIMDPRTGAIKAMANYPSFDPNHPADAPSEHRRNTIVADMIEPGSTFKLVTAVAALENNLVQLDEQFDTGNGRRLISGQMMRDHDPLGTISFHEAIQKSSNIATSEVAGRVSSETFYQYVRNFGFGSQTYIDLPGEESGSLRKPWQWSAVTKPWLSIGYEVQVTPLQMAQAYAAFANNGVMMRPYIVEKVLDERGREVKRNRPQEVRRVIKPETIEKLTPVLESVVTDSGTAQFARIDGFRIAGKTGTAQKFIDGRYQARYLASFAGFFPADAPRYVCLVMLDEPRISYYGGFISGPVFRNVALRLIGLDDELHLAPVEEDEQRMWAVAPNLQGRGIDEARAILQDYNLRYRFRGDGDHVASQNPAPGERIMRSDPVHLTLAGRDSTAISDAHALVPDVRGMSMRKASAWLREAGFEVQMVGSGTVYAQFPLAGQQYRKGQPVTVRGRARDLPTILSHRGR, via the coding sequence ATGTTTGTGGTATTCGGACTCCTGCTCCTGATGCCGTTTGCCATCGGTCTGCAGATTATCCGGGTGCAGTGGCTGGAAGGCGCGCAGCTCAGGGCACTGTGGAGCGAACAGGCGATCGATGTCATTTCCATTCCAGCCCAGCGCGGACTCATTCTTGACAGCGAGGGCCGGGAGCTGGTCGGCAATACCGTAACCTACACCGTGGCCGTTGACCCGCTTCTGCCCGGAACTACCCGTGACGACCTCAACCGTTTTGCAGAAGAGCTGGCCAAAGTAGGCACCCGGCAGGCTTCCTGGTATCAGCAGAGGATTCGCTCTGCACCGCCGGCATCACGCTATGTGGTTCTGGAGCGAAACCTGAGTTCCGAAGCGGCCGATTATGTGCGAAATTTTGATCACAGAGCGGTTATCCTCGAGGAACAATACCGCCGCCGGTACAATTACGAATCACTGGCGTCACATGTGATAGGCTATGTAAACAGGGAGCTGAACGGTATGGGCGGCATGGAGGCCTCCTACAATGACTACCTGCGCGGAAGGGACGGAGAGCGGCAGGTGCGCCGTGACCGCAGCGGGCGTATCCGGGCTTATGTGGGCGCTCCCCGAAAGCAACCGGAGCAGGGCTATACCCTGGTCTCCACAATCGACGCGCATGTTCAGGCCATCGCCGAAGAAGAGCTTCGGCTGGGGGTTGAGCGGGCGAGAGCGGCCCGTGGCTCTATCGTTATCATGGACCCCCGCACCGGTGCCATCAAGGCAATGGCCAATTACCCGTCGTTCGATCCGAACCATCCGGCCGACGCCCCGTCCGAGCACCGGCGCAATACGATCGTCGCCGACATGATCGAGCCCGGTTCCACCTTCAAACTGGTGACGGCGGTTGCCGCCCTGGAGAACAATCTCGTTCAGCTCGATGAGCAGTTCGATACCGGCAACGGCCGAAGGCTTATCAGCGGCCAGATGATGCGTGACCATGACCCGCTGGGTACCATCAGTTTTCATGAAGCCATTCAGAAATCATCCAATATTGCCACCTCGGAGGTTGCCGGGCGTGTTTCCTCCGAAACCTTCTATCAGTACGTCCGGAATTTCGGCTTCGGCAGCCAGACCTACATCGACCTTCCGGGTGAAGAGTCGGGCAGCCTTCGCAAGCCCTGGCAGTGGTCGGCCGTTACCAAGCCCTGGCTCTCCATCGGATATGAGGTGCAGGTGACGCCGCTGCAGATGGCCCAGGCCTATGCCGCTTTTGCCAATAACGGAGTGATGATGCGCCCCTACATCGTTGAGAAAGTGCTTGATGAGCGGGGCCGCGAGGTCAAACGAAACCGGCCTCAGGAAGTGCGCAGAGTGATCAAACCCGAAACCATTGAAAAGCTGACGCCTGTTCTGGAAAGCGTGGTTACCGATTCGGGCACGGCGCAGTTCGCCAGAATCGACGGGTTTCGCATCGCAGGCAAAACCGGAACCGCGCAAAAGTTTATTGACGGCAGATACCAGGCTCGTTATCTGGCGTCGTTTGCCGGCTTTTTTCCGGCCGATGCTCCCCGGTATGTCTGCCTGGTGATGCTGGACGAGCCGCGCATTAGCTATTACGGAGGATTCATCTCCGGACCCGTTTTCCGCAATGTCGCGCTGCGGCTGATCGGCCTGGATGACGAACTGCATCTTGCCCCCGTGGAAGAGGACGAGCAACGAATGTGGGCTGTGGCACCCAATTTGCAGGGGCGTGGCATCGATGAGGCCCGTGCCATCCTGCAGGATTACAACCTGCGCTACCGGTTCCGGGGCGATGGAGATCATGTCGCGTCACAAAACCCGGCTCCGGGCGAACGCATCATGCGATCCGATCCGGTGCATCTGACACTTGCCGGCCGTGACAGTACCGCCATCAGTGATGCGCATGCGCTGGTACCGGATGTGCGCGGTATGAGCATGCGAAAAGCGTCGGCCTGGCTCCGCGAGGCGGGGTTTGAGGTGCAGATGGTCGGGTCCGGCACCGTCTATGCCCAGTTCCCACTGGCGGGACAGCAATACCGCAAAGGCCAGCCGGTTACCGTTCGCGGCCGGGCGCGTGACCTTCCAACCATCCTATCACACCGGGGGCGCTGA
- the rsmH gene encoding 16S rRNA (cytosine(1402)-N(4))-methyltransferase RsmH, with amino-acid sequence MTPALYHKPVLRDEAVRLLVTDPHGTYVDGTLGGGGHAAQILDQLDRDARLFGVDQDEEAIALAKQRFAEDERVTLVRGNFGYLDVLLPKECQGTMDGILLDLGVSSHQIDEARRGFSFQQDGPLDMRMGSLQTRTAADIVNNSDYEVLRDLFFQYGEERESKRIARSVIDARPLETTGQLREAVSRVIPERFRNKSLARIFQALRIEVNGELQMLRRILEKGLQLLRDEGRFVVITYHSLEDRLCKNYFRYGNFEGKPVKDFYGNEINPMEVLRKKVIVPSDSEIAENPRARSAKLRVAFKRPGQERQSPDSAHNKPAGRRGGVS; translated from the coding sequence ATGACTCCTGCTTTGTATCACAAACCCGTACTGCGCGATGAAGCAGTGCGATTGCTGGTTACCGATCCTCATGGTACCTATGTAGACGGCACTCTTGGTGGCGGGGGGCATGCTGCGCAGATACTCGATCAGCTGGACCGTGATGCGCGGCTGTTCGGAGTTGATCAGGATGAGGAGGCGATAGCGCTTGCAAAGCAACGGTTTGCGGAAGACGAAAGGGTGACGCTGGTTCGGGGCAATTTCGGTTACCTGGATGTCCTGCTGCCAAAGGAGTGTCAGGGTACAATGGATGGGATTCTGCTGGACCTGGGTGTATCTTCGCATCAAATAGATGAGGCGAGGCGCGGATTCAGTTTTCAGCAGGATGGTCCGCTGGACATGCGCATGGGTTCTCTGCAGACGCGGACGGCCGCCGATATCGTAAATAACAGTGACTACGAAGTGCTGCGCGACCTGTTTTTTCAATATGGGGAAGAGCGTGAAAGCAAGCGGATTGCCCGCTCTGTCATCGACGCAAGGCCGCTGGAGACAACGGGTCAGCTGCGCGAGGCCGTTTCACGTGTAATTCCGGAGCGGTTCCGGAACAAGTCGTTGGCTCGGATCTTTCAGGCATTGCGCATTGAGGTGAACGGCGAACTTCAGATGCTCAGGCGGATTCTGGAAAAAGGTCTGCAGCTGCTGCGTGACGAGGGCCGGTTCGTGGTAATCACCTACCACTCGCTGGAGGATCGGCTGTGCAAAAACTACTTCAGGTACGGCAACTTTGAGGGCAAGCCGGTCAAGGATTTTTACGGAAATGAAATTAATCCCATGGAGGTGCTTCGCAAAAAAGTGATCGTGCCGTCCGACAGTGAAATAGCGGAGAACCCCCGGGCACGCAGCGCGAAGCTGCGGGTGGCGTTCAAGCGCCCCGGGCAGGAGCGGCAATCTCCGGATTCCGCGCACAACAAGCCGGCCGGCCGCCGGGGAGGTGTCTCATGA